In one window of Methanoculleus chikugoensis DNA:
- a CDS encoding 50S ribosomal protein L37e: protein MSKGTPSMGKRQKRTHIACRRCGKISFHAQHKVCAACGFGRSQRIRSYRWTEKKAKVPTH, encoded by the coding sequence ATGTCAAAAGGCACACCATCGATGGGCAAACGCCAGAAGCGCACTCACATCGCCTGCAGGCGATGCGGCAAGATCTCGTTCCACGCACAGCACAAGGTCTGTGCGGCCTGTGGATTCGGCAGAAGCCAGAGAATCCGCAGTTACCGCTGGACGGAGAAGAAGGCAAAGGTACCGACGCATTAG
- a CDS encoding LSM domain-containing protein yields MTPRPLDILDQVLNRQPVIISLKGGREIRGILQGYDVHMNLVLDKAEEEVDGAAQKLGTLIVRGDNVIYITPSVE; encoded by the coding sequence ATGACGCCAAGACCGTTGGATATTTTAGATCAGGTACTGAATCGTCAGCCCGTCATCATCAGCCTGAAAGGTGGGAGGGAGATCCGGGGGATCCTCCAGGGATACGACGTTCACATGAATCTGGTACTGGACAAGGCAGAAGAAGAAGTGGACGGCGCGGCGCAGAAACTCGGCACGTTGATCGTCCGCGGTGACAATGTGATCTACATTACCCCTTCAGTCGAATAA
- a CDS encoding RNA-binding protein has product MPKITVKKRHVIRKSQISELLERLTGEIGASADLFRSDRIERVETDAPVGIYLVDKKPLLMGTDDWTFPTLRGLVEHPIPERRVVVDSGAVRFVANGADAMRPGIISISPDIRAGHPVQVVEERHGKPLAVGIALLDAADMEQQEKGKSVKSVHYVGDDLWNLEI; this is encoded by the coding sequence ATGCCAAAGATTACCGTTAAAAAACGCCACGTTATCCGGAAATCGCAGATCAGTGAACTTCTCGAGCGGCTCACGGGCGAGATCGGGGCATCCGCCGACCTCTTCCGGTCGGACAGGATCGAGCGGGTGGAGACGGATGCTCCCGTCGGGATCTACCTCGTCGACAAAAAGCCCCTCCTGATGGGAACCGACGATTGGACCTTTCCGACCCTGCGGGGTCTCGTCGAGCACCCTATCCCCGAGCGGCGGGTGGTGGTCGATTCCGGCGCGGTCAGGTTCGTAGCAAACGGCGCGGATGCCATGCGCCCCGGGATCATATCGATCTCGCCGGACATCCGTGCGGGGCACCCGGTGCAGGTCGTCGAGGAACGGCATGGAAAACCGCTTGCTGTGGGGATTGCGCTCCTGGATGCAGCCGATATGGAGCAGCAGGAGAAGGGCAAGTCCGTCAAAAGCGTCCACTACGTCGGGGACGATCTCTGGAATCTGGAGATCTGA
- a CDS encoding cell division protein SepF, with protein sequence MVKKLFDSILGKSPARNEEDYMELDLASYEGSNEEVPASMYIKIATIADLKDTPRVKDEVYNGNIVIVDIGRLKMDKVTFERVLKDLRDVAKDVNGDIVGLGEQKYVVITPMSVKVSREKIGGGL encoded by the coding sequence ATGGTTAAAAAACTCTTTGACAGCATCCTCGGCAAAAGTCCGGCCCGGAACGAAGAGGACTACATGGAGCTCGATCTCGCCTCTTACGAGGGATCGAACGAAGAAGTGCCGGCATCCATGTACATCAAGATCGCCACCATCGCCGATCTCAAAGATACCCCCCGCGTCAAAGACGAAGTTTACAACGGCAATATCGTCATCGTCGACATCGGGCGGCTGAAGATGGACAAGGTGACGTTCGAGCGGGTCTTAAAGGATCTTCGTGACGTGGCAAAGGACGTGAACGGCGACATCGTCGGCCTCGGCGAGCAGAAGTACGTCGTCATCACGCCCATGTCCGTCAAGGTCTCCCGCGAGAAGATCGGCGGGGGCCTCTAG
- a CDS encoding ZPR1 zinc finger domain-containing protein yields MRESHPGTCPACGSEIRIVHHRLDIPHFPDLLLVSIACDACGYRHTDTIILGEGIPVRWTVRVEEPGDLAIRVARSTTGKIEIPELGLAVEPGAACEGFVTNIEGILYRFEQAVETVLADPESEDERAAALRMMETIAAAREVAFPFTVTLEDPAGNSALVSEKAEKVLFDPGDA; encoded by the coding sequence GTGCGGGAGTCCCATCCGGGAACCTGCCCCGCCTGCGGGAGCGAGATCCGGATTGTCCATCACCGTCTCGACATCCCCCACTTTCCCGACCTCCTGCTCGTCTCTATCGCCTGCGACGCCTGCGGCTACCGGCACACCGACACCATCATCCTCGGGGAGGGCATCCCTGTCCGGTGGACGGTGCGGGTGGAGGAGCCCGGCGACCTTGCCATCCGGGTGGCGCGGAGCACGACAGGGAAGATCGAGATCCCGGAACTCGGCCTCGCGGTCGAACCCGGCGCCGCCTGCGAGGGTTTCGTCACCAATATCGAGGGGATCCTCTACCGCTTCGAGCAGGCGGTGGAGACGGTCCTCGCGGATCCCGAGAGCGAAGACGAGCGGGCGGCCGCACTCAGGATGATGGAGACGATCGCCGCCGCACGGGAGGTGGCCTTCCCGTTCACGGTCACCCTCGAGGATCCTGCCGGGAACAGCGCGCTCGTCAGCGAGAAAGCCGAAAAGGTGCTCTTCGATCCGGGAGACGCCTGA
- a CDS encoding GNAT family N-acetyltransferase — translation MATTGIRPEVRELTSAEFPAANEVWRDYHGTTGEPARDRIFATFLAGQIVSLARCRRHPDGLEVDGVFTPDACRKQGYARMVMNALVVACHNDDLYMYAVESLAGFYAGFGFISIPERDLPLSIRERYTWAAGNMEGAEVRPMFRRAGL, via the coding sequence ATGGCGACAACCGGGATCCGGCCGGAGGTTCGTGAACTGACGAGCGCGGAGTTCCCCGCTGCAAACGAGGTATGGCGCGATTACCACGGCACAACCGGCGAACCCGCACGGGACCGGATCTTCGCGACCTTCCTTGCAGGGCAGATCGTCTCTCTCGCCCGGTGCAGGAGGCATCCCGACGGCCTGGAGGTCGACGGCGTCTTCACGCCCGATGCCTGCCGGAAACAGGGGTATGCCCGCATGGTGATGAACGCTCTTGTTGTGGCCTGCCACAACGACGACCTCTACATGTACGCGGTCGAGAGCCTCGCCGGGTTCTACGCGGGGTTCGGGTTCATCTCGATACCGGAACGTGACCTCCCGCTCAGTATCCGGGAGCGCTACACCTGGGCGGCGGGGAACATGGAAGGCGCCGAGGTCCGGCCGATGTTCAGGAGAGCCGGGTTGTAA